A single window of Chitinophaga sp. XS-30 DNA harbors:
- a CDS encoding TolC family protein: protein MKKELLTLLLIGLGFVSQAQRTDTTILMVLPADQPTVARLKVKLVELALNNPDMRVHDLKKLAAKYEANRAKAEWLNHFVASGNLNEFTIKNGNNNTFFPRYNFGVSVPLGNFIGIPNAVKMAKTNGKIAEEQKKSDALELKAMVLEAYEEYAANKQLLELQLPLLEDALNTFRQTEEQFSNGAAGVTVENYNATYRQYNTEMVRKVELERNLRKSKITLEGMIGMTLEEVLLQL from the coding sequence ATGAAAAAAGAACTCCTTACACTACTGTTAATTGGTCTGGGATTCGTATCCCAGGCGCAAAGAACCGATACGACCATACTGATGGTCCTGCCTGCTGATCAGCCAACCGTGGCAAGATTAAAAGTAAAGCTGGTTGAGCTGGCCCTCAACAATCCTGACATGAGGGTCCATGATCTGAAAAAGCTGGCTGCAAAATATGAGGCCAATCGCGCCAAAGCGGAATGGTTGAACCATTTTGTGGCTTCCGGCAACCTGAATGAGTTCACCATCAAGAACGGCAACAACAATACATTCTTTCCGCGCTACAATTTCGGCGTATCCGTTCCGCTTGGCAATTTCATCGGTATCCCCAATGCTGTTAAAATGGCAAAAACCAATGGAAAGATTGCTGAAGAGCAGAAAAAGAGTGACGCCCTGGAGTTGAAGGCCATGGTATTGGAAGCTTATGAGGAATACGCCGCTAACAAACAGCTGCTTGAACTTCAGCTGCCCCTGCTGGAAGATGCGCTCAATACATTCCGCCAGACAGAAGAGCAATTTTCCAACGGAGCAGCGGGTGTTACCGTGGAAAATTACAACGCCACCTACAGGCAATACAATACAGAAATGGTACGTAAGGTGGAACTGGAAAGAAACCTCCGCAAGTCAAAGATCACACTGGAAGGCATGATCGGCATGACCCTGGAAGAGGTGCTGCTGCAATTATAA
- a CDS encoding prolyl oligopeptidase family serine peptidase, giving the protein MKLVTFLLLLGLPAFAQQQANLTPFQPIKVRTTPWHELPALLYLPDENVTGKKYPLIICLHGRSIAGKDLSKIFREGVTKQMHAGKKIDAINKVDGKKYKFIVLAPLAESWSLGPEHLESVLDDVVKRYPIDRSRVYITGYSAGGWSVGMAVTHPSLARKIAAAINMSPATIDEKNLKSFKVAADANVHTWYFGGKEEPVFLGNSRLYADSTNKYKQGLSKLTVGDHGHCCWSQYFNPAWRENGFSIYEWLLQYSKPALLK; this is encoded by the coding sequence ATGAAACTAGTCACCTTTTTACTTCTTTTGGGATTGCCGGCCTTCGCGCAGCAACAGGCCAATCTCACCCCGTTCCAACCCATAAAGGTCAGAACAACTCCCTGGCATGAGTTGCCGGCATTGCTCTATCTCCCGGATGAAAATGTTACAGGGAAAAAATATCCGCTCATTATTTGCCTCCATGGAAGAAGCATTGCCGGAAAAGACCTTTCCAAGATATTCCGGGAAGGTGTTACCAAGCAAATGCATGCCGGCAAGAAAATCGACGCCATAAATAAAGTGGACGGCAAAAAATATAAATTCATCGTACTGGCTCCTCTCGCGGAAAGCTGGTCACTCGGCCCCGAGCATCTGGAAAGTGTGCTGGATGACGTGGTCAAACGATATCCGATAGACCGTTCAAGGGTGTACATAACCGGTTATAGCGCCGGGGGATGGTCTGTTGGAATGGCCGTAACACACCCCAGCCTGGCCAGGAAGATCGCCGCAGCCATCAATATGTCACCGGCGACTATCGACGAAAAAAATCTGAAAAGCTTCAAAGTTGCGGCTGATGCCAATGTACACACCTGGTACTTTGGCGGAAAGGAAGAACCCGTGTTCCTGGGGAATTCCAGGTTGTATGCAGACAGCACCAATAAATACAAGCAAGGATTGTCCAAACTGACCGTGGGTGATCACGGCCATTGCTGCTGGTCACAATACTTTAATCCCGCTTGGCGGGAGAATGGTTTCTCCATCTATGAATGGCTGCTGCAATACAGCAAACCGGCATTATTGAAATAA
- the panC gene encoding pantoate--beta-alanine ligase: protein MYLFKEIARLQEALEQEKTAGRRIGFVPTMGALHEGHISLIRTARSVSDIVVCSIFVNPTQFNDPKDFELYPVTIKEDILKLTGAGTDILFLPSVNEMYPEGVNAKHRYYDFGYLETVLEGAYRPNHFQGVGVIVHKLLEAVQPDDLFMGQKDYQQCMIIKRLLELTAIPSKLHICPTLREEDGLAMSSRNMRLDPRARQIAAQISQTLRYVKQNVRSIPFPDLKQNAAKQLQNAGYQVDYIEIANADDLALLNEPVAGEMVALAAAKLGEIRLIDNMIIAKP from the coding sequence ATGTATCTATTTAAAGAAATTGCCCGTCTGCAGGAGGCTTTGGAACAGGAAAAAACGGCAGGCAGGCGGATCGGTTTCGTGCCAACCATGGGCGCCCTGCATGAAGGGCATATTTCCCTTATCCGTACCGCCCGATCCGTCTCCGATATCGTCGTCTGCAGTATTTTTGTAAATCCTACACAATTTAACGACCCGAAAGATTTCGAGTTATATCCCGTTACCATTAAAGAAGATATACTCAAACTGACCGGCGCCGGCACCGATATCCTTTTCCTCCCCTCCGTGAACGAAATGTACCCTGAAGGCGTGAACGCAAAGCACCGGTATTACGACTTCGGTTATCTGGAAACCGTGCTTGAGGGTGCCTACCGCCCCAACCACTTCCAGGGGGTGGGCGTCATTGTACACAAACTGCTGGAGGCCGTACAGCCGGACGATCTGTTCATGGGGCAGAAAGATTATCAGCAATGCATGATTATCAAGCGATTATTGGAGTTAACGGCAATTCCGTCTAAATTACACATTTGCCCCACCCTGCGGGAAGAAGACGGCCTGGCCATGAGCAGCCGGAATATGCGCCTCGATCCCCGGGCACGGCAGATCGCCGCACAGATCAGCCAAACATTGCGCTACGTAAAGCAAAATGTCAGGTCCATCCCCTTTCCTGACCTGAAGCAGAATGCTGCCAAACAACTGCAAAATGCTGGTTATCAGGTTGATTACATAGAAATTGCTAATGCGGACGACCTTGCATTGCTGAACGAACCGGTTGCGGGGGAAATGGTGGCGCTGGCGGCCGCCAAACTGGGAGAAATACGGCTGATCGATAATATGATCATCGCCAAACCGTAG
- the panD gene encoding aspartate 1-decarboxylase has protein sequence MLIEVLKSKIHRAVITEANLNYVGSITIDEDLMDAANLIQNEKVQVVNVNNGERLETYIIKGKRGSGVICMNGPAARLVAVGDIVIIISYATMDFEEAKQHTPIAVFPKEGNKL, from the coding sequence ATGTTGATCGAAGTACTCAAATCAAAGATTCACAGGGCGGTAATTACGGAGGCCAATCTGAACTATGTGGGCAGCATCACGATAGACGAGGACCTGATGGATGCGGCCAATCTCATACAAAATGAAAAAGTGCAGGTGGTGAACGTAAATAACGGCGAACGCCTGGAGACCTATATCATTAAAGGTAAACGGGGCTCCGGCGTTATATGCATGAACGGCCCTGCCGCCCGGCTGGTTGCCGTAGGGGATATTGTGATCATCATATCCTATGCCACCATGGATTTCGAGGAAGCCAAACAACATACTCCCATAGCCGTTTTCCCGAAGGAAGGCAACAAACTGTAA
- a CDS encoding O-antigen ligase family protein: MQTGTKNIWQILGIIAWVLLIPAITYVATIDYKMSLVLFGGIIGTAMVVATLLNFRLGYFMLLTFGLTVRVVERMSGMELSIGVPMDLLLFVVLIGSLINNKDKSMSKVDFFRDPLLITFYVYIAYLLIQFFNPNIFQRTGWTTFMRVFMRNMLFIYVTMKMIRSMNDVKLFFKFWLIISTLAALYGCIQQWFGLMPFEKNYIALYPEKFKTVVILTGIRIFSFMSDPAVFGLLMACGIIICVILLTAKKTVISLPVKLMLLVSLFLHMMSLGYSGTRTGYVMVPMGLLIFFLANLHRRNTVIMAVVFGMFAVLVLYGPFYGSPTIVRVRTAFVGSEDASLNVRDINRHRIQPYIYTHPIGGGVLTSGEEGKTYNPGHVLAGFPPDSGYLRVALEMGWIGIIIVGINTFLVLQYAVVNYFRSKTELDGLLLISIAAVVFSMAVGQYAQEAAGLIESAFLLNALTGISIKLKYLQLNNKQ; the protein is encoded by the coding sequence ATGCAAACCGGCACAAAAAATATCTGGCAGATACTGGGAATTATCGCCTGGGTACTCTTAATCCCGGCGATAACCTATGTGGCCACTATTGACTACAAGATGAGCCTTGTGCTGTTTGGCGGCATCATCGGAACAGCGATGGTGGTTGCTACCCTGCTGAATTTCCGGTTGGGGTATTTTATGCTGCTGACATTCGGCCTGACGGTCAGGGTGGTGGAACGGATGTCCGGCATGGAATTAAGTATTGGCGTACCCATGGATCTCCTCCTGTTTGTGGTACTGATAGGCAGCCTGATCAACAATAAAGACAAAAGCATGTCCAAAGTGGATTTTTTCCGGGATCCGCTGCTCATCACATTCTACGTGTATATTGCCTATCTGCTGATCCAGTTTTTCAACCCCAACATCTTTCAGCGTACGGGGTGGACCACCTTTATGCGGGTATTCATGCGCAATATGCTGTTCATTTATGTGACCATGAAAATGATCCGGTCCATGAACGATGTAAAGCTGTTCTTCAAGTTCTGGCTTATCATCTCCACGCTGGCCGCACTGTATGGCTGTATTCAGCAATGGTTCGGGTTAATGCCTTTCGAAAAAAACTACATCGCCCTTTACCCTGAAAAGTTCAAGACAGTGGTGATCCTTACCGGCATACGCATCTTCTCCTTCATGTCCGACCCTGCGGTGTTTGGCCTGTTGATGGCTTGCGGCATCATCATCTGCGTGATTCTGCTCACGGCAAAAAAGACGGTTATCAGTCTACCGGTGAAGCTGATGCTGTTGGTCTCCCTTTTCCTCCATATGATGTCACTCGGTTATTCCGGCACCCGTACCGGATATGTTATGGTACCAATGGGACTGCTGATATTCTTCCTGGCCAACCTTCACCGGCGCAATACCGTTATCATGGCCGTAGTATTCGGTATGTTTGCGGTGCTGGTCCTTTACGGGCCGTTTTATGGCAGCCCGACGATCGTTCGGGTGAGAACAGCTTTTGTGGGGTCGGAAGACGCCTCGCTGAATGTAAGGGATATCAACAGGCACCGGATACAGCCATATATCTATACGCATCCGATCGGTGGCGGCGTGCTCACCTCGGGAGAAGAAGGCAAAACCTATAACCCGGGCCATGTGCTGGCCGGGTTCCCTCCTGACAGCGGCTACCTGAGGGTGGCACTGGAAATGGGCTGGATAGGCATCATCATCGTCGGTATCAATACATTCCTGGTATTGCAATATGCCGTCGTCAATTACTTCAGGAGCAAAACGGAACTGGACGGATTGCTCCTCATCAGCATAGCAGCCGTAGTTTTCTCCATGGCAGTCGGCCAATATGCGCAGGAAGCCGCCGGGCTGATCGAATCTGCATTCCTGCTGAATGCGCTTACGGGAATTTCTATCAAACTAAAATATCTACAATTAAATAACAAACAATGA
- the ppk1 gene encoding polyphosphate kinase 1: MTMDQNALAIKPVKEKKAPVKRVTKQQPTIKKRKTIVRDISWLSFNARVLQEAADTTVPLLERIRFLGIFSNNLDEFFRVRVATLKRMSSVGRTVRMHLEENADQILEDIQNTVISQQQEFNRIWKEIEDELKREKIHLLTEKQLNRDQQKFVTGYFNEEVRTNIIPLMIESIPQMPYLRDKSIYLAVVLARADNSIRQKFALIEIPTSTLPRFIILPSKEHEHAIILLEDVIRFNLPHIFSYFGYDKFSAHIIKVTRDAELDIDNDVATSLIHQIEKGLKARRKGKPVRFIYDQQIDALLLEYLMRRMGLSKKDNLIPGGRIHNFKDFINFPEQVFTRERTRRKTFIHPLFQNAPSVMQVVAQQDVMLHFPYHAFDTIIDLLREAAMDPNVTTIKITAYRLAKNSRIINALVNAVRNGKQVVVVLELRARFDEEANLKWKERLEEEGVKVLYGIPGMKVHAKLCVIKKRLGNTTVQYGFVSTGNLNERTARIYGDHCLLTTNRNIMADINRIFSYLENSRHDEKLLHACKTLVVSPFNMRKHFLKMIDREIRHASHKKPASIILKMNSLSDEELIGKLYDAARAGVEVKLVIRGICCAYTENKKWKKDIEAISIVDEYLEHARVFIFHNNGHEKVYIASSDWMVRNLDHRVEAAVSIETPSIKQELIEILNIQLNSNVKVRVLDNEQQNAYKHSSGRKSRAQVEIYKYLHEKTYL, encoded by the coding sequence ATGACTATGGACCAGAATGCCCTCGCTATAAAGCCGGTGAAAGAAAAAAAAGCTCCGGTGAAAAGAGTGACCAAACAGCAACCCACGATAAAAAAGAGAAAGACCATAGTTCGCGACATCAGCTGGCTGTCCTTCAACGCCCGCGTATTACAGGAAGCAGCGGATACGACCGTTCCCCTGCTCGAAAGGATCCGCTTCCTCGGCATCTTCTCCAATAATCTCGATGAATTCTTCCGGGTACGGGTAGCTACCCTCAAACGCATGAGCAGCGTGGGCCGCACCGTCAGAATGCACCTGGAGGAGAATGCAGACCAGATACTGGAAGACATTCAGAATACCGTGATCAGCCAGCAGCAGGAGTTCAACCGCATCTGGAAAGAAATAGAAGACGAACTGAAACGGGAAAAGATACACCTCCTCACCGAAAAGCAACTGAACCGCGATCAGCAAAAATTCGTGACCGGCTATTTCAATGAGGAAGTGCGCACCAATATCATCCCCCTGATGATCGAAAGCATTCCGCAAATGCCCTATCTGCGGGACAAGTCGATCTACCTGGCGGTAGTGCTCGCACGGGCGGACAATTCCATCCGCCAGAAGTTTGCGCTGATAGAGATACCCACTTCCACCCTGCCCCGCTTCATTATCCTGCCTTCGAAGGAGCATGAGCATGCCATCATTCTGCTGGAAGATGTGATCCGCTTCAACCTGCCGCATATCTTCTCCTATTTCGGATACGACAAGTTTTCCGCTCATATCATCAAGGTAACGCGGGATGCTGAGCTGGATATTGACAATGATGTTGCCACCAGCCTCATTCACCAGATCGAAAAAGGCCTGAAGGCCCGCCGCAAAGGCAAGCCTGTACGCTTTATTTACGATCAGCAGATCGATGCCCTGCTGCTCGAATACCTCATGCGCCGCATGGGGTTGTCAAAAAAGGATAACCTGATCCCCGGCGGCCGGATCCACAACTTCAAAGACTTTATCAATTTCCCGGAACAGGTGTTCACCCGCGAACGCACCCGCCGTAAAACCTTTATCCATCCGCTTTTCCAGAACGCCCCCAGTGTCATGCAGGTCGTTGCCCAGCAGGATGTGATGCTGCACTTCCCCTACCACGCTTTCGATACCATCATCGACCTGCTCCGTGAAGCGGCCATGGACCCGAACGTGACCACCATCAAGATCACCGCATACCGGCTGGCAAAGAACAGCCGCATCATCAACGCCCTGGTCAATGCCGTGCGCAACGGCAAACAGGTGGTGGTAGTGCTGGAGCTCCGTGCCCGTTTCGACGAGGAAGCCAATCTGAAATGGAAGGAAAGACTGGAAGAAGAAGGCGTTAAAGTGCTCTACGGCATCCCCGGCATGAAAGTACATGCCAAGCTCTGTGTGATCAAAAAGCGCCTCGGCAACACTACCGTGCAATACGGTTTCGTCAGCACCGGCAACCTCAATGAAAGAACAGCCCGCATTTACGGCGATCATTGCCTGCTGACCACCAACCGCAATATTATGGCGGATATCAACCGCATCTTTTCCTACCTCGAGAACAGTCGTCACGACGAAAAACTGCTGCATGCCTGCAAAACCCTTGTGGTAAGCCCTTTCAACATGCGCAAACATTTTCTGAAGATGATAGACCGCGAGATACGCCATGCCAGCCATAAAAAACCCGCCTCCATCATCCTGAAAATGAACTCGCTGTCCGATGAAGAACTGATCGGCAAACTGTACGACGCGGCGAGGGCCGGCGTGGAAGTAAAGCTGGTCATACGCGGCATCTGCTGCGCCTATACGGAAAATAAAAAATGGAAAAAGGATATTGAAGCGATCAGTATTGTAGATGAATACCTGGAGCATGCCAGAGTGTTCATTTTCCATAATAACGGCCACGAAAAGGTCTATATCGCGTCTTCCGACTGGATGGTGCGCAATCTGGACCATCGCGTGGAAGCGGCCGTGTCCATTGAAACGCCCTCCATCAAACAGGAACTGATAGAGATACTCAATATACAGCTGAACAGCAACGTAAAAGTGCGGGTGCTGGACAATGAGCAGCAGAATGCATACAAGCATTCCAGCGGCAGGAAGAGCCGGGCGCAGGTGGAAATATATAAATACCTTCACGAAAAAACATACCTTTGA
- a CDS encoding lysylphosphatidylglycerol synthase transmembrane domain-containing protein: protein MPKALKNILKFLAFLSIGLFMIWLAVKDMTPEQFQDVKRAFLSGNYWLVVPAFIIGIGSHLSRALRWKILIATQGHRPGTLNTFFAVMVGYLVNMGVPRLGEIARCGVLANYEKIPADKLIGTMIAERALDLVCLMLVFLLCLVLQLDLVTGYLSTEVWPSLQTKLANADAGQWLIILAIAAAVIGIIIFLFKRFAASKAAIKVRALMRGVWDGFSSIGKMDRRNLGWFIFHTVCIWFQYLAMLYVGFLCLPATRELGFTAALTVLVLGSVAMIVSPGGIGVYPFLIQKTLLLYNIPETTGVAFGWIIWGAQTLLICILGLLSFIWLPIHNKKS, encoded by the coding sequence ATGCCAAAAGCGCTCAAAAACATTCTCAAATTCCTGGCTTTTCTGAGCATTGGCCTTTTCATGATCTGGCTTGCCGTCAAAGACATGACGCCCGAACAGTTCCAGGATGTGAAACGTGCTTTCCTGAGCGGCAATTACTGGCTGGTGGTCCCCGCTTTCATTATCGGCATCGGCAGCCACCTTTCCCGGGCCCTCCGCTGGAAAATACTCATTGCTACCCAGGGGCACCGGCCCGGTACCCTGAACACCTTCTTTGCCGTCATGGTAGGTTATCTCGTGAATATGGGCGTACCGCGCCTGGGTGAGATCGCCCGCTGCGGCGTGCTCGCCAATTACGAAAAGATACCGGCGGACAAGCTGATCGGCACCATGATCGCGGAACGGGCGCTCGATCTCGTTTGCCTTATGCTGGTATTCCTGCTTTGCCTGGTGTTGCAGCTGGACCTGGTGACCGGTTACCTCTCCACAGAGGTCTGGCCCTCCCTGCAAACCAAGCTCGCCAACGCGGATGCCGGGCAATGGCTGATCATACTGGCCATCGCCGCCGCCGTCATCGGCATCATCATCTTCCTGTTCAAAAGATTTGCCGCTTCAAAAGCTGCTATCAAGGTCAGGGCCCTGATGAGAGGGGTGTGGGACGGCTTTTCCTCCATCGGCAAAATGGATCGCCGGAACCTGGGATGGTTCATTTTCCACACCGTCTGCATCTGGTTCCAGTACCTGGCCATGTTATATGTGGGCTTCCTCTGCCTCCCCGCCACCCGCGAACTGGGTTTTACCGCGGCGCTGACGGTGCTGGTGCTCGGCAGTGTAGCCATGATCGTTAGCCCCGGCGGCATCGGCGTGTACCCCTTCCTCATTCAGAAGACCCTGCTCCTTTATAATATCCCCGAAACCACCGGCGTTGCCTTCGGCTGGATCATATGGGGCGCACAAACGCTGCTGATCTGCATCCTGGGCCTCCTCTCCTTCATCTGGCTGCCTATTCACAACAAAAAGTCGTAA
- a CDS encoding glycogen/starch synthase: MSTKKRILFIAQEMSPYLELSDYAAMVNKMAIRSNEAGLEVRVIMPRFGSINERRHRLHEVVRLSGINIVIDGDDYPLIIKVASLPNARLQVYFLDNEDYFKRKAVFHDDDGKFYDDNAAREVFFCKGALETVKKFGWPPDIIHCSGWMTSLIPLYLKTAYKKEPVFAHSKTVFSLEPASFKEKLGASFVKKAIISNQIKEKDLELYKDGTNAALNKGASKYADAVVLASDKADKKLVEELKAEKGKILVPYRKENEDLADYLQLYQQLLGAK; this comes from the coding sequence ATGTCCACAAAGAAAAGAATTCTTTTTATCGCCCAAGAGATGTCGCCGTACCTGGAACTGAGTGATTATGCGGCGATGGTCAACAAGATGGCGATCAGATCTAATGAGGCAGGTTTGGAAGTGAGGGTTATCATGCCAAGGTTTGGAAGCATTAACGAACGGCGGCACCGTTTGCATGAGGTGGTCCGTTTATCGGGTATCAATATTGTGATAGACGGGGACGATTACCCGCTTATCATTAAAGTGGCTTCTTTACCGAATGCACGATTGCAGGTGTATTTCCTGGACAATGAAGATTATTTCAAGCGGAAAGCGGTTTTCCATGACGATGACGGCAAGTTTTATGATGACAATGCCGCCCGTGAGGTGTTCTTTTGCAAGGGCGCCCTGGAAACCGTGAAGAAATTTGGCTGGCCGCCGGACATCATTCACTGCAGCGGCTGGATGACCTCTCTGATACCCCTTTATCTTAAAACAGCCTATAAAAAGGAGCCTGTATTTGCCCATTCCAAAACCGTCTTCTCCCTGGAGCCGGCTTCTTTCAAGGAGAAACTGGGCGCTTCCTTTGTGAAAAAAGCGATCATCAGCAACCAGATCAAGGAAAAAGACCTGGAGCTGTATAAAGACGGCACCAATGCCGCTCTCAACAAGGGCGCCAGCAAATATGCCGATGCCGTTGTACTGGCCAGTGACAAAGCGGACAAGAAACTGGTGGAGGAACTGAAAGCGGAAAAAGGCAAGATACTGGTACCGTATAGAAAAGAGAATGAAGATCTGGCAGACTACCTGCAACTTTATCAACAATTATTAGGAGCAAAGTAA
- a CDS encoding DUF4270 family protein: MKINFRNLGCVAVFSTVLYALSGCNESTILGKDLIPDADKVNVKDTTINTLITSSVYRADSSIRTGQGNYRATMGSITHDPVFGKSHGFLYTQVGLSSNEFTFAGTGHVLDSVVLYVGCDTIWYGENAPVNYKVYRMNEPDFKIDSNYSYTRPLSYNPAELLADQNIYPVYPKDSLSIYGVKYPPQLRFKLSNAFGNELLQQRADAAFLSDSAFRVYLKGFAIVPDTINGKTMLFPNLNSGDTRLTVYYRNSTDDSLTANFPFQQYSSAHANFFTRNYTGSEVAPYLNTDKPMGENQIFLQEAPGIFAQLRIPDLENFPKAIINKAELVVTQISTGTTPSTIFTEPDRLFLWRYITHDSLGYIVDYGNPNNPDLAYYGGNKTVIDLPGGIKVVQYKFNIARHMQFIVDKKLENSVFKLEAISGRYSIDMRGVKAGGGNATPPANVKLRIIYTQL; the protein is encoded by the coding sequence GTGAAGATCAATTTCAGGAACCTTGGCTGTGTAGCTGTATTTTCGACAGTATTGTATGCCCTTTCGGGTTGTAATGAATCAACTATTCTGGGGAAGGATCTTATTCCCGATGCCGATAAAGTAAATGTAAAGGACACCACTATCAATACCCTGATCACTTCCAGTGTGTACAGGGCAGATTCCAGCATCCGCACCGGCCAGGGCAATTACAGGGCAACCATGGGCAGCATCACCCATGACCCGGTGTTCGGCAAATCCCACGGCTTTCTGTACACCCAGGTAGGGCTTTCTTCCAATGAGTTCACTTTCGCGGGTACCGGCCATGTGCTGGATTCCGTGGTATTGTATGTGGGGTGCGACACGATCTGGTATGGGGAAAATGCCCCGGTCAATTACAAGGTGTACCGGATGAATGAACCTGATTTCAAGATCGATTCCAATTACAGCTATACCCGTCCTTTAAGTTATAATCCCGCTGAACTGCTGGCAGATCAGAATATATATCCCGTGTACCCGAAGGACTCCCTGTCCATCTACGGCGTAAAATATCCCCCGCAGCTGCGCTTCAAGCTCAGCAATGCATTCGGGAACGAATTGCTGCAACAGCGTGCGGATGCAGCTTTCCTGTCTGACTCCGCATTCCGGGTGTACCTGAAAGGCTTCGCTATTGTACCGGACACGATCAATGGCAAGACCATGCTGTTCCCGAACCTCAACAGCGGCGATACCCGCCTGACGGTGTACTACAGGAACTCCACGGACGATTCCCTGACCGCGAATTTCCCTTTCCAGCAATATTCCAGTGCACATGCCAACTTCTTCACCCGGAATTATACCGGTTCCGAAGTGGCGCCGTATCTCAATACGGACAAACCGATGGGAGAGAACCAGATCTTCCTGCAGGAAGCACCCGGCATTTTCGCCCAGCTCCGCATCCCGGACCTGGAGAACTTCCCGAAGGCCATTATCAACAAGGCCGAACTGGTCGTAACCCAGATATCTACGGGCACAACACCCAGCACGATATTTACGGAGCCGGACCGGCTCTTCCTGTGGAGATATATCACGCACGACAGCCTGGGCTATATTGTTGACTACGGTAATCCCAACAACCCCGATCTGGCTTACTACGGCGGTAATAAAACTGTCATTGATTTACCCGGAGGGATCAAAGTTGTTCAATATAAGTTTAATATTGCACGGCATATGCAGTTCATTGTCGACAAGAAGCTGGAAAATTCAGTGTTCAAGCTGGAAGCCATCTCCGGCAGGTACAGCATTGATATGCGCGGTGTGAAAGCAGGCGGCGGCAATGCCACCCCGCCGGCAAATGTGAAACTCAGAATCATTTACACTCAACTATAA
- the metK gene encoding methionine adenosyltransferase: MPYLFTSESVSEGHPDKVADQISDALIDNFLAYDISSKVACETLVTTGQVVLAGEVKSEAYLDVQDIAREVIRKIGYTKSEYMFEANSCGIFSAIHEQSPDINQGVDRKNPEEQGAGDQGMMFGYATRETENYMPLALDLAHKLLIELAALRRENKDISYLRPDAKSQVTIEYSDDNKPVRIDTIVISTQHDDFADDKEMLDKIKQDMINILIPRVKAQLKPELQSLFTDKITYHINPTGKFVIGGPHGDTGLTGRKIIVDTYGGKGAHGGGAFSGKDPSKVDRSAAYATRHIAKNLVAAGVCDEVLVQVSYAIGVAKPCGVFVDTYGTARVKMNDGEIARKVEEIFDLRPYAIEQRLKLRNPMYGETAAYGHMGRESKVVTKVFNAGKKTEKKVEVELFTWEKLDYVEKVKAAFGL, encoded by the coding sequence ATGCCTTACTTATTTACCTCAGAGTCCGTTTCTGAGGGCCACCCTGACAAAGTTGCCGACCAGATATCAGACGCCCTCATCGACAATTTCCTTGCATACGACATTTCATCCAAAGTAGCCTGCGAAACACTCGTTACTACCGGGCAGGTGGTACTGGCAGGCGAAGTAAAATCTGAAGCTTACCTTGATGTGCAGGACATTGCCCGTGAGGTGATCCGCAAGATCGGATATACCAAGAGCGAGTATATGTTCGAAGCCAATTCCTGCGGTATCTTCTCCGCGATCCATGAGCAGTCCCCCGATATCAACCAGGGCGTTGACCGTAAAAATCCTGAAGAGCAGGGTGCGGGCGACCAGGGTATGATGTTCGGCTATGCCACCCGTGAAACCGAAAACTATATGCCGCTGGCGCTGGACCTGGCCCACAAGCTGCTCATTGAGCTGGCCGCCCTCCGCCGCGAAAATAAAGATATCAGCTACCTGCGCCCGGATGCCAAATCCCAGGTAACGATCGAATACAGCGACGATAACAAACCTGTACGCATCGACACCATCGTGATCTCTACCCAGCACGATGATTTTGCGGATGACAAGGAGATGCTGGACAAGATCAAGCAGGATATGATCAACATCCTGATCCCCCGCGTGAAAGCGCAGCTGAAGCCTGAACTGCAAAGCCTGTTTACGGACAAGATCACCTATCACATCAACCCCACAGGGAAGTTCGTGATCGGCGGTCCGCATGGCGACACCGGCCTCACCGGCCGCAAGATCATTGTAGATACCTACGGTGGTAAAGGCGCGCACGGCGGTGGTGCATTCTCCGGTAAAGATCCTTCGAAAGTAGACCGTTCCGCGGCATACGCCACCCGTCACATTGCGAAGAACCTGGTAGCTGCCGGTGTTTGCGATGAAGTGCTGGTACAGGTATCCTATGCTATCGGTGTAGCCAAGCCCTGCGGTGTGTTCGTAGATACTTACGGCACCGCGCGGGTGAAGATGAACGATGGCGAGATTGCCCGGAAAGTGGAGGAGATCTTTGATCTTCGCCCTTATGCGATCGAACAGCGCCTGAAACTGCGTAACCCGATGTATGGGGAAACAGCGGCTTATGGCCATATGGGCCGGGAGAGCAAGGTGGTAACGAAGGTGTTCAACGCCGGAAAGAAAACGGAGAAGAAAGTTGAAGTGGAGCTGTTTACCTGGGAGAAGCTGGATTATGTGGAAAAGGTGAAGGCGGCGTTTGGGTTGTGA